From Cellvibrio zantedeschiae, the proteins below share one genomic window:
- the tuf gene encoding elongation factor Tu yields the protein MAKEKFERNKPHVNVGTIGHVDHGKTTLTAALTRVCSEAWGGKAVAFDGIDNAPEERERGITINTSHVEYDSPVRHYAHVDCPGHADYVKNMITGAAQMDGAILVCGATDGPMPQTREHILLSRQVGVPYIVVFLNKADLLAADCGGVGTEEYNEMLELVEMELRELLGTYDFPADDTPIIPGSALMALNGEDDNQLGTSAVKKLVETLDSYIPEPVRAIDQPFLMPVEDVFSISGRGTVVTGRVERGVVKVGEEIQIIGITETQKTTCTGVEMFRKLLDEGRAGENVGVLLRGTKRDDVQRGQVLCKPNSVTPHTKFIAEVYVLSKDEGGRHTPFFKGYRPQFYFRTTDVTGAVELPEGVEMVMPGDNIQMNVTLIHPIAMEEGLRFAIREGGRTVGAGVVAKIIQ from the coding sequence ATGGCGAAGGAAAAGTTTGAACGTAACAAGCCCCACGTCAATGTGGGCACCATCGGTCACGTAGACCACGGTAAAACGACTTTGACTGCAGCGTTAACACGCGTGTGTTCAGAGGCATGGGGCGGTAAAGCGGTTGCATTTGACGGTATCGACAATGCTCCGGAAGAGCGTGAGCGCGGTATTACCATCAATACCTCACACGTTGAATACGATTCACCTGTGCGTCACTACGCACACGTAGACTGCCCAGGCCACGCCGACTATGTGAAGAACATGATCACCGGTGCTGCACAAATGGACGGCGCGATTTTGGTATGCGGCGCAACTGACGGCCCAATGCCACAAACTCGCGAACACATCCTCTTGTCTCGTCAAGTAGGTGTTCCATACATCGTGGTATTCCTGAACAAGGCTGACTTGTTGGCTGCAGACTGCGGCGGCGTAGGCACCGAAGAATACAACGAAATGTTGGAATTGGTTGAGATGGAATTGCGTGAGCTGTTGGGTACTTATGACTTCCCGGCTGACGACACCCCAATCATCCCAGGTTCTGCCTTGATGGCATTGAACGGCGAAGATGACAACCAATTGGGTACCTCTGCTGTTAAGAAGTTGGTAGAAACTTTGGACTCATACATTCCTGAGCCAGTACGTGCTATCGACCAACCATTCCTGATGCCAGTAGAAGACGTATTCTCTATCTCTGGTCGCGGTACTGTAGTGACTGGCCGTGTAGAGCGTGGTGTAGTGAAAGTAGGTGAAGAGATCCAGATCATCGGTATCACCGAAACTCAAAAAACCACCTGTACTGGTGTTGAAATGTTCCGTAAGTTGCTCGACGAAGGTCGTGCTGGTGAGAACGTAGGTGTTCTGTTGCGTGGTACCAAGCGTGATGACGTGCAGCGTGGTCAAGTATTGTGTAAGCCAAACTCAGTAACCCCACACACCAAGTTCATCGCAGAAGTATACGTATTGTCTAAAGATGAAGGTGGTCGTCACACCCCATTCTTCAAAGGCTACCGTCCACAGTTCTACTTCCGTACCACTGACGTAACTGGTGCTGTTGAATTGCCAGAAGGCGTAGAAATGGTAATGCCAGGTGACAACATTCAAATGAACGTTACCTTGATTCACCCCATCGCGATGGAAGAAGGCTTGCGCTTCGCTATCCGTGAAGGTGGTCGTACTGTTGGTGCTGGTGTTGTTGCCAAAATCATTCAGTAA
- the rpsJ gene encoding 30S ribosomal protein S10, with product MQNQRIRIRLKAFDHKLIDASTQEIVETAKRTGAQVRGPIPLPTRKERFTVLISPHVNKDARDQYEIRTHKRLLDIVEPTEKTVDALMKLDLAAGVEVQISLG from the coding sequence ATGCAGAATCAACGCATTAGAATTCGCCTGAAAGCTTTCGATCACAAGCTGATTGATGCATCTACTCAGGAAATTGTTGAAACCGCAAAGCGCACTGGTGCGCAAGTTCGTGGCCCAATTCCGCTGCCGACTCGTAAAGAGCGCTTCACTGTATTGATTTCTCCGCACGTTAATAAAGACGCGCGTGATCAATACGAGATACGTACACACAAGCGTTTGCTCGATATTGTTGAGCCTACTGAAAAGACTGTAGATGCCCTGATGAAGCTGGATCTAGCTGCAGGCGTTGAGGTTCAAATTAGTCTCGGTTAA
- the rplC gene encoding 50S ribosomal protein L3 has protein sequence MTIGIVGRKSGMTRIFTDDGVSIPVTVIEVEPNRITQVKNVETDGYSAVQVTVGSRRASRVTKSEAGHFAKANAEAGRNLFELRNDTQEAFEVGASITVESFSAGQIIDVTGTSKGKGFAGGIKRWNFGMQDATHGNSRSHRVLGSIGQCQTPGRVFKGKKMAGHLGAERVTVQNLEVVRVDAERNLLLVKGAIPGAPGGDVFVRPAVKARTNG, from the coding sequence ATGACGATTGGTATTGTCGGCCGCAAAAGCGGTATGACTCGTATTTTTACCGATGATGGTGTTTCCATTCCTGTTACTGTGATTGAGGTTGAGCCTAATCGCATCACTCAGGTCAAGAATGTCGAAACCGATGGCTACTCTGCTGTGCAAGTAACCGTGGGTTCTCGTCGTGCCTCCCGTGTTACCAAGTCTGAAGCAGGTCACTTCGCTAAAGCTAACGCTGAAGCAGGTCGTAACTTGTTCGAATTGCGTAACGACACTCAAGAAGCTTTCGAAGTTGGTGCATCAATTACTGTTGAGTCTTTCTCTGCAGGTCAAATCATTGATGTAACTGGCACATCCAAAGGTAAAGGTTTCGCTGGCGGTATTAAACGCTGGAATTTTGGTATGCAAGATGCGACTCACGGTAACAGCCGTTCGCACCGCGTATTGGGTTCTATCGGTCAGTGTCAAACTCCAGGTCGCGTATTCAAAGGCAAAAAAATGGCTGGTCACTTGGGTGCTGAGCGTGTAACCGTTCAGAATCTTGAAGTTGTCCGCGTTGATGCTGAGCGCAATCTGCTTCTGGTTAAGGGTGCTATTCCTGGTGCTCCAGGCGGCGACGTATTTGTACGTCCTGCTGTTAAAGCGCGCACTAACGGTTAA
- the rplD gene encoding 50S ribosomal protein L4 has translation MELKIVSPAGAQGTVNVSEVAFGREFNQDLVHQAVVAYMAGARQGTKAQLTRAEVSGGGKKPWRQKGTGRARAGTIRSPIWRGGGATFAAKPRDHEQKLNKKMYRAALQCILSELNRQERLIVVESFDIEAPKTKALVQKLAQFNLTDVLIVTEEISENLFLASRNLYKVGVSDAQGVDPVSLIGFDKVVVTVPALKKFEEILG, from the coding sequence ATGGAATTAAAAATTGTTAGTCCCGCAGGCGCGCAAGGTACAGTAAATGTATCTGAAGTTGCCTTCGGTAGAGAGTTTAACCAAGACTTGGTTCATCAAGCCGTTGTTGCGTACATGGCTGGTGCTCGTCAAGGTACTAAAGCGCAATTAACTCGCGCTGAAGTGTCTGGCGGTGGTAAGAAGCCTTGGCGTCAAAAAGGTACTGGCCGTGCACGTGCTGGTACTATTCGTAGCCCAATCTGGCGTGGCGGTGGTGCTACTTTCGCAGCAAAACCGCGCGATCACGAGCAAAAGCTGAACAAGAAAATGTATCGCGCTGCATTGCAATGCATTTTGTCTGAGCTGAACCGTCAAGAGCGTCTTATTGTTGTTGAGAGCTTTGATATTGAAGCTCCAAAGACTAAAGCTCTGGTGCAAAAATTAGCTCAATTCAACTTGACTGATGTATTGATCGTTACTGAAGAAATCAGCGAAAACCTGTTCCTCGCTTCACGCAACTTGTACAAGGTTGGTGTTTCTGATGCGCAAGGCGTTGATCCAGTAAGTCTGATCGGTTTCGACAAAGTTGTTGTGACTGTGCCAGCTCTCAAAAAATTTGAGGAGATACTGGGATGA
- the rplW gene encoding 50S ribosomal protein L23 yields MNQERLYKIILGPVVSEKSAAAGESANQVVFKVNPTANKLEIKAAVQSLFGTKVESVSVLNVKGKTKRTRYGLGKRSDWKKAYVRLAQGQEIDLAASAE; encoded by the coding sequence ATGAACCAAGAGCGTTTATACAAAATTATTCTCGGCCCAGTAGTTTCTGAGAAATCAGCAGCGGCAGGCGAGTCTGCAAATCAAGTGGTGTTTAAAGTTAATCCAACTGCAAACAAACTTGAAATCAAAGCTGCAGTTCAATCGTTGTTTGGCACAAAAGTAGAAAGCGTTTCTGTGCTGAATGTTAAAGGTAAGACCAAGCGTACCCGTTACGGTCTTGGCAAAAGAAGCGATTGGAAAAAGGCATACGTTCGTTTGGCGCAAGGTCAAGAAATTGATCTCGCGGCATCGGCTGAGTAA
- the rplB gene encoding 50S ribosomal protein L2, with product MAIVKRKPTSPGRRFVVSIVNPDLYKGDPYAPLLEKKSKTGGRNNAGRITTRHIGGGHKQHYRVVDFRRNKDGIPATVERIEYDPNRTAYIALVCYADGERRYIIAPKGLVVGDKIESGNAAAIKAGNTMPLRNVPLGSVVHCVELKPGKGAQVARSAGASAQLVARDGAYATLRLRSGEMRKVLSDCRATLGEVSNSEHNLRSLGKAGATRWRGVRPTVRGVAMNPVDHPMGGGEGRTSGGRHPVSPWGVPTKGYKTRSNKRTDKMIVRRRDKK from the coding sequence ATGGCTATCGTAAAACGTAAACCCACATCGCCTGGTCGTCGCTTTGTAGTTAGCATTGTTAACCCGGATTTGTACAAAGGTGATCCCTATGCACCTTTGCTTGAAAAGAAATCAAAAACCGGTGGTCGTAACAATGCTGGCCGTATCACTACCCGTCATATCGGTGGTGGTCACAAGCAGCATTACCGTGTAGTCGATTTCCGTCGTAACAAAGATGGTATTCCAGCAACTGTAGAGCGCATTGAGTACGATCCAAACCGTACTGCTTACATCGCTCTCGTTTGCTACGCCGATGGTGAGCGTCGTTACATTATCGCTCCTAAAGGTTTGGTAGTAGGTGACAAAATTGAATCTGGCAATGCCGCTGCAATCAAGGCTGGTAACACCATGCCTTTGCGCAACGTTCCGCTCGGTTCTGTTGTTCACTGTGTTGAACTCAAGCCTGGCAAAGGTGCTCAGGTTGCTCGTTCCGCTGGTGCTTCGGCTCAGTTGGTTGCGCGTGACGGTGCTTATGCAACCTTGCGTTTACGCAGTGGTGAAATGCGCAAGGTGTTGAGTGATTGTCGTGCAACGTTAGGTGAAGTATCTAACAGCGAACACAATCTGCGTTCCTTGGGTAAAGCTGGTGCTACTCGCTGGCGTGGTGTTCGTCCTACCGTTCGCGGTGTGGCGATGAACCCTGTCGATCACCCAATGGGTGGTGGTGAAGGGCGTACGTCGGGTGGTCGTCACCCAGTTTCACCATGGGGTGTTCCTACTAAGGGATACAAAACGCGCAGCAATAAGCGCACAGACAAGATGATTGTTCGTCGTCGCGATAAGAAATAA
- the rpsS gene encoding 30S ribosomal protein S19: MPRSLKKGPFIDLHLIKKVEAAIAANDRRPIKTWSRRSMIMPEMIGLTLAVHNGRQHVPVLVNEEMVGHKLGEFAATRTYRGHAADKKAKKR; the protein is encoded by the coding sequence GTGCCACGTTCACTGAAAAAAGGTCCTTTTATAGATCTTCACCTTATTAAGAAGGTCGAAGCAGCGATCGCAGCTAACGATCGTCGTCCAATTAAGACTTGGTCACGTCGTTCTATGATCATGCCGGAAATGATTGGTTTGACCCTTGCTGTGCATAACGGTCGTCAACATGTACCAGTATTGGTAAATGAAGAGATGGTTGGTCATAAGCTTGGTGAATTTGCAGCAACCCGCACTTATCGTGGCCACGCCGCTGATAAGAAAGCGAAAAAACGCTAA
- the rplV gene encoding 50S ribosomal protein L22, with product MEVAAKLTGARLSAQKARLVADQIRGKGVEQALDTLTFSTKKGADLIKKVLESAIANAEHNEGADVDSLKVSTIFVDEGTSLKRVSPRAKGRADRITKRTCHITVKVADK from the coding sequence ATGGAAGTAGCAGCAAAATTAACCGGTGCTCGTCTGTCGGCGCAAAAAGCGCGTTTGGTAGCTGATCAAATTCGCGGTAAAGGCGTTGAACAAGCTCTTGATACTCTTACCTTTTCTACTAAGAAAGGCGCGGATCTTATCAAGAAAGTACTGGAATCTGCGATTGCTAACGCAGAACACAACGAAGGTGCTGACGTTGATTCTTTAAAAGTATCAACCATTTTTGTTGATGAGGGCACAAGCCTTAAGCGCGTAAGTCCACGTGCTAAGGGTCGTGCAGACCGCATCACCAAGCGCACTTGTCACATCACCGTTAAAGTAGCCGACAAGTAA
- the rpsC gene encoding 30S ribosomal protein S3, which produces MGQKVHPNGIRLGIIKKHTSVWYADGTDYADKLIVDLKVRKYIQEKLASASVSRVDIERPANTARITIHTARPGIVIGKKGEDVDKLRLELGKQMGVPVHINIEEIRKPDLDGALVAQGVAQQLERRVMFRRAMKRAVQNAMRQGAEGIKIQVGGRLGGAEIARSEWYREGRVPLHTLRADIDYATAEAHTTYGIIGVKVWIFKGEVIGDVVAEAEPKKKAAKSK; this is translated from the coding sequence ATGGGTCAGAAAGTACATCCGAACGGCATCCGTCTCGGAATTATCAAGAAGCACACCTCTGTGTGGTATGCCGATGGTACTGATTACGCAGATAAGTTGATCGTTGACTTGAAAGTACGTAAGTACATTCAAGAAAAACTGGCCAGCGCATCTGTAAGCCGTGTAGACATTGAGCGTCCAGCTAACACTGCTCGCATCACTATCCACACTGCGCGTCCTGGTATCGTGATCGGTAAAAAAGGTGAAGATGTTGATAAGTTGCGCCTTGAACTAGGCAAGCAAATGGGCGTTCCAGTCCATATCAATATCGAAGAAATTCGTAAGCCTGACTTGGATGGCGCATTGGTTGCCCAGGGCGTAGCCCAGCAATTAGAGCGCCGCGTAATGTTCCGTCGTGCCATGAAGCGCGCGGTACAAAACGCCATGCGTCAAGGTGCCGAAGGCATCAAGATTCAAGTTGGTGGTCGTTTAGGTGGTGCTGAGATTGCACGTAGTGAATGGTACCGTGAAGGTCGCGTTCCTCTCCACACATTGCGTGCGGATATTGATTACGCTACCGCTGAAGCGCACACCACCTACGGCATCATTGGTGTAAAAGTCTGGATTTTCAAAGGCGAAGTTATCGGTGACGTAGTTGCTGAAGCTGAACCTAAGAAAAAAGCCGCTAAATCCAAGTAA
- the rplP gene encoding 50S ribosomal protein L16, protein MLQPKRTKFRKQMKGRNRGLAQRGSKVSFGDFGLKATGRGRLTARQIEAARRAMTRHVKRGGKIWIRVFPDKPITEKPLEVRQGKGKGNVEYWVAQIRPGKVLYEMDGVGEELARAAFALAAAKLPISTTFVKRSVM, encoded by the coding sequence ATGTTACAACCTAAGCGTACAAAGTTTCGCAAGCAGATGAAAGGCCGCAACCGCGGCTTGGCCCAGCGTGGCTCCAAAGTTAGCTTTGGTGATTTCGGCTTGAAGGCAACTGGTCGCGGTCGCTTAACTGCTCGCCAAATTGAAGCAGCACGTAGAGCGATGACTCGTCACGTTAAGCGTGGCGGTAAAATCTGGATTCGTGTGTTTCCGGATAAGCCAATTACCGAAAAACCTCTTGAAGTTCGTCAAGGTAAAGGTAAGGGTAATGTGGAGTACTGGGTGGCACAAATCCGTCCTGGCAAGGTTCTGTATGAGATGGATGGCGTTGGTGAAGAGTTGGCTCGTGCAGCTTTCGCTCTTGCCGCAGCTAAACTGCCAATTTCAACAACATTTGTTAAACGTTCGGTGATGTGA
- the rpmC gene encoding 50S ribosomal protein L29 — protein MKASELREKSVEELNGVLLEQLKEQFKFRMQASTGQLSQTHLLAQVRKDIARIKTALRQKAGN, from the coding sequence ATGAAAGCTTCAGAATTACGCGAAAAATCCGTCGAAGAGCTGAATGGCGTTTTGTTGGAACAATTGAAAGAGCAGTTTAAGTTTCGTATGCAAGCTTCTACTGGCCAATTGAGCCAAACTCACTTGCTCGCGCAAGTGCGCAAAGACATTGCACGCATCAAGACAGCGCTTAGACAAAAGGCAGGTAACTAA
- the rpsQ gene encoding 30S ribosomal protein S17 has translation MTQETKLARTLTGKVVSDKMDKTITVLIERRVKHELYGKYATKSSKLHAHDEKNECKIGDVVTVAESRPLSKTKTWSLVKIEERASEV, from the coding sequence ATGACTCAGGAAACAAAACTGGCTCGTACTCTGACCGGTAAGGTCGTTAGCGACAAGATGGATAAAACCATTACTGTGCTGATTGAGCGTCGCGTTAAGCATGAACTTTATGGCAAATACGCCACTAAATCTTCAAAGCTTCACGCTCATGACGAAAAGAACGAGTGCAAAATTGGTGATGTGGTTACGGTTGCAGAATCGCGCCCATTATCAAAAACCAAGACCTGGTCTTTGGTTAAAATTGAAGAACGTGCTTCTGAAGTCTAA
- the rplN gene encoding 50S ribosomal protein L14, with protein MIQTESYLDVADNSGARRVMCIKVLGGSHRRYAAVGDIIKVTVKEAIPRGKVKKGQVMKAVVVRTKKGVRRQDGSLIKFDDNAAVLLNNQDAPIGTRIFGPVTRELRGEKFMKIISLAPEVL; from the coding sequence ATGATTCAAACAGAAAGCTACTTAGATGTTGCTGACAACAGCGGTGCTCGCCGTGTCATGTGCATCAAGGTTCTTGGCGGTTCTCACCGTCGCTATGCGGCAGTGGGTGACATCATCAAAGTTACCGTAAAGGAAGCAATTCCACGCGGTAAGGTGAAAAAAGGCCAAGTCATGAAGGCAGTTGTTGTTCGCACAAAGAAAGGTGTGCGTCGCCAAGACGGTTCATTGATCAAGTTTGACGATAATGCTGCCGTACTGCTGAACAACCAAGATGCTCCGATTGGTACACGTATTTTCGGACCAGTAACTCGTGAGTTGCGTGGCGAGAAATTCATGAAAATCATTTCTTTGGCTCCTGAAGTACTTTAA
- the rplX gene encoding 50S ribosomal protein L24, whose amino-acid sequence MLKIKRDDEVIVIAGRDKGKRGKVVRVLADRVIVAGINLIKKHQKPNPQAGVAGGIIEKEASIHTSNVAIYNPATKQADRVGFKVLENGDKVRVFKSNGEAVEA is encoded by the coding sequence ATGCTTAAAATTAAACGTGATGACGAAGTGATTGTTATCGCCGGACGTGACAAGGGCAAGCGCGGCAAGGTAGTTCGTGTGTTGGCTGACCGTGTTATCGTTGCTGGCATTAACTTGATCAAAAAGCACCAAAAACCTAATCCACAAGCTGGCGTTGCTGGCGGGATTATTGAGAAAGAAGCATCGATTCACACATCGAATGTTGCAATTTATAACCCAGCAACCAAGCAGGCTGATCGTGTTGGATTCAAAGTTCTTGAGAATGGCGACAAAGTTCGCGTTTTCAAATCCAATGGCGAGGCCGTAGAGGCGTAA
- the rplE gene encoding 50S ribosomal protein L5, producing the protein MARLKDLYNKELAPKLKETLGLANVMEVPRITKITLNMGVGEAVGDKKVLENAVGDLTKIAGQKVVVTAARKSIAGFKIREDWPIGCKVTLRSDRMYEFLDRLVSIAIPRIRDFRGISPKQFDGRGNFSMGVTEQIIFPEIDYDKVDKIRGLDICITTTARTDDEGRALLKAFNFPFKG; encoded by the coding sequence ATGGCTAGGCTTAAAGACTTATACAACAAAGAACTCGCTCCCAAGTTGAAAGAAACATTGGGTTTGGCGAATGTTATGGAAGTGCCACGCATTACCAAAATCACCCTGAACATGGGTGTAGGTGAAGCAGTTGGTGATAAGAAAGTGCTTGAGAACGCGGTAGGCGATCTGACTAAAATTGCTGGTCAGAAAGTGGTTGTCACAGCAGCGCGCAAGTCAATTGCGGGCTTCAAAATTCGTGAAGACTGGCCAATCGGTTGCAAAGTAACTCTGCGTAGTGATCGTATGTATGAGTTCCTGGATCGTCTGGTTTCAATTGCAATTCCACGTATTCGTGACTTCCGTGGTATTAGCCCGAAGCAATTTGATGGTCGTGGTAATTTCTCAATGGGCGTGACTGAACAAATCATTTTCCCAGAGATTGATTACGACAAAGTGGATAAAATCCGTGGTTTGGACATTTGTATCACGACAACTGCCCGTACCGACGACGAAGGCCGTGCTTTGCTAAAAGCCTTCAACTTCCCATTCAAAGGCTAA
- the rpsN gene encoding 30S ribosomal protein S14 — protein sequence MAKKSMIAREVKRANTVKKFAAKRAELKATIISPSSTEEQIWEAQIKLQQQPRDASASRKRNRCRLTGRPHGVYRKFGLCRHKLREAAMRGDVPGLVKASW from the coding sequence ATGGCTAAGAAATCTATGATTGCGCGTGAAGTTAAACGTGCAAATACCGTAAAAAAATTCGCTGCTAAACGCGCTGAATTGAAAGCTACCATCATTAGCCCTTCTTCAACTGAAGAGCAAATCTGGGAAGCCCAAATCAAATTGCAACAACAGCCTCGCGATGCAAGTGCTAGCCGCAAACGTAACCGTTGCCGCTTGACTGGTCGTCCACATGGCGTTTACCGCAAATTTGGTTTGTGCCGTCACAAGTTGCGCGAAGCCGCAATGCGTGGTGACGTTCCAGGTCTTGTTAAGGCTAGCTGGTAA
- the rpsH gene encoding 30S ribosomal protein S8: MSMQDPLADMLTRIRNAQSVGKPSVTMPSSKLKVNVANVLSSEGYISGFSVSEGAKQELTVELKYFEGKPVIAEIDRVSRPGLRSYAGKAAIPTVRAGLGIAIVSTSKGVMTDRAARAAGVGGEVLCTVF; encoded by the coding sequence ATGAGTATGCAAGATCCTTTGGCAGACATGCTTACCCGCATTCGCAATGCGCAATCAGTGGGTAAACCGTCTGTAACTATGCCTTCTTCAAAGTTGAAGGTAAATGTTGCCAATGTACTTTCTAGCGAAGGTTACATTAGCGGTTTTTCAGTAAGCGAAGGCGCTAAGCAAGAGCTGACTGTTGAATTGAAATATTTTGAAGGCAAGCCAGTTATTGCTGAGATCGACCGCGTAAGTCGTCCTGGTCTTCGCAGTTATGCTGGAAAAGCAGCTATCCCTACCGTACGTGCTGGTTTGGGTATTGCTATTGTTTCTACCAGTAAAGGTGTGATGACTGATCGTGCTGCCCGTGCCGCTGGCGTGGGTGGTGAAGTTCTTTGCACAGTATTCTAA
- the rplF gene encoding 50S ribosomal protein L6: protein MSRVAKSPVEVPAAVSVTLAGQSLTIKGGKGTLALEVHASVEVKHENNVLTFAPRDGAKQSDALAGTTRALVNNMVKGVSQGFEKKLTLVGVGYRVKAEGNTVNLSLGLSHPVNYVLPAGVTVETPSQTEIVLKGSDKQLLGQVAAEIRSFREPEPYKGKGVRYSDEVVLRKEAKKK, encoded by the coding sequence ATGTCACGAGTTGCAAAAAGTCCGGTTGAAGTGCCTGCCGCAGTGAGTGTGACCTTAGCGGGTCAATCGCTCACTATTAAAGGCGGTAAAGGTACATTGGCGCTGGAAGTCCACGCGAGTGTAGAAGTTAAACACGAAAACAACGTGTTAACTTTTGCCCCACGCGACGGTGCCAAGCAGTCCGATGCACTAGCAGGCACTACCCGTGCGCTAGTTAATAATATGGTAAAAGGTGTTAGCCAAGGTTTTGAAAAGAAACTGACTTTGGTTGGTGTTGGTTACCGTGTTAAAGCAGAAGGCAATACTGTAAACCTGTCTTTGGGTCTATCTCACCCGGTAAATTATGTCCTGCCTGCAGGCGTAACGGTTGAAACCCCAAGCCAGACCGAAATTGTACTAAAAGGTAGCGACAAGCAATTGCTTGGTCAAGTTGCTGCTGAGATTCGTTCGTTCCGTGAGCCAGAGCCTTATAAAGGTAAAGGTGTACGTTATTCAGACGAAGTAGTACTCCGTAAAGAAGCTAAGAAGAAGTAA
- the rplR gene encoding 50S ribosomal protein L18: MSDKKLSRLRRARRARAKIRELGTTRLTIHRTPRHIYAQVIAGDGSKVLASASTLDKDLRSGKTGNADAAKAVGLLVAERAKAAGITQVAFDRSGFKYHGRVKALADAAREGGLEF, translated from the coding sequence ATGAGCGATAAGAAGCTATCTCGTCTTCGCCGCGCACGCCGTGCCCGAGCAAAGATTCGCGAACTGGGTACAACTCGTTTGACTATCCATCGCACCCCACGCCACATTTACGCACAAGTAATTGCTGGTGATGGTTCAAAAGTATTGGCTAGCGCCTCTACTCTTGATAAAGATTTACGCAGTGGTAAGACTGGCAATGCTGATGCCGCAAAAGCAGTTGGTTTACTGGTTGCTGAGCGTGCTAAAGCTGCGGGTATCACACAAGTTGCTTTCGATCGTAGCGGTTTCAAATACCACGGTCGTGTAAAGGCCTTGGCTGATGCTGCCCGTGAAGGTGGTTTGGAATTCTAA
- the rpsE gene encoding 30S ribosomal protein S5, producing the protein MAYSKKEDDSNNEGLQEKLVQVNRVAKTVKGGRIFQFTALTVVGDGNGKVGFGRGKAREVPTAIQKAMEAARRNMINVDLNGDTLQYAIKGVHGASKVYMQPASQGTGVIAGGAMRSVLEIAGVQNVLAKCYGSTNPVNVVRATFNALKAMTSPEAVAAKRGKSVEQILN; encoded by the coding sequence ATGGCTTACTCTAAGAAAGAAGATGATAGCAACAACGAAGGCTTGCAAGAGAAGTTAGTTCAAGTCAATCGCGTTGCTAAAACTGTAAAAGGTGGTCGTATCTTCCAATTTACCGCGTTGACAGTTGTTGGCGACGGTAATGGCAAGGTAGGTTTCGGCCGCGGTAAAGCGCGTGAAGTGCCCACTGCAATTCAAAAAGCAATGGAAGCAGCACGTCGTAACATGATTAACGTTGACCTGAACGGCGACACTTTGCAATACGCTATCAAAGGTGTGCATGGCGCATCTAAAGTGTACATGCAGCCAGCTTCACAAGGTACCGGTGTAATTGCCGGCGGTGCAATGCGCTCCGTGCTTGAGATTGCAGGTGTTCAGAACGTATTGGCTAAGTGCTACGGCTCTACCAATCCAGTAAACGTTGTTCGTGCAACCTTTAACGCCCTGAAAGCAATGACTTCTCCAGAAGCAGTTGCTGCCAAGCGCGGTAAAAGCGTTGAACAAATTCTGAACTAA
- the rpmD gene encoding 50S ribosomal protein L30: MSKKMIQVTQVKSIAHRLKAHKACVAGLGLRRIGHTVEVEDTPSVRGMINKVNYLVKVVGE; the protein is encoded by the coding sequence ATGTCTAAGAAAATGATTCAAGTGACTCAGGTGAAAAGCATTGCTCACCGCCTGAAAGCTCACAAGGCATGCGTTGCAGGTTTAGGCTTGCGTCGCATTGGCCATACCGTTGAAGTAGAAGATACTCCTTCTGTTCGCGGTATGATTAATAAAGTGAACTATTTGGTCAAGGTAGTGGGAGAATAA